Proteins from a genomic interval of Rubinisphaera italica:
- a CDS encoding transglutaminase family protein, which translates to MSIHVALKHRTRYLYDRLVSLGPQTVRLRPAPHCRTPILSYSLNVEPEDHFINWMQDPHSNYLARFNFHKPTRELCVTVELTAEMSVINPFDFFIEESAEKFPFEYEELLQGDLKPFLAIKEDGSFLTEYLRKIDRTPRRTIDFLIDVNQQLQNDIKYSIRMEPGVQTCEQTLEKLSGSCRDSAWLLMQILRHFGFATRFVSGYLIQLAPDIRSLDGPSGPTEDFTDLHAWTEVFLPGAGWIGLDPTSGLLVSEGHIPLACTPLPTSAAPIEGGVDKCEVEFEFEMEVTRVHEDPRVTKPYTEETWEEILKVGDQVENILDENQVKLTMGGEPTFVSIDDMEGEEWTEAAVGPEKYRLSEELVLRLRDRFGPGALLHFGQGKWYPGEPLPRWALTCLWRKDGEPICQNDNLFAVSNTKEQADVELAAQFVDVLCENIGVEAKYVRPAYEDVWNVIHDEQKLPVNVDPRKFDLNHAEERAKLSRALERGVTEPVGFVLPLKRAWWQANAKWESGPWPFRGPKLFLIPGDSPVGLRLPLDSLPKRSKPNDSRPDVYEIDPFESRSALPRYVELRNAVQQTALEMQEVQTQFQKRSSQGTTQESLQKIVDNQAAAVAEANQVIRTALCVEPRDGHIHIFMPPVGTLEDYLDLTTAIEAAAEQVGHPVVFEGYLPPHDDRVEMMKVTPDPGVIEVNVQPAQNWRELVDITTEVYEVAHLCRLGTEKFQLDGRHTGTGGGNHVVMGGATVAESPFLRRPDLLGSMIRFWNNHPSLSYLFSGMFIGPTSQAPRVDESRRDAVYELQIALDTLEASQDRPAWLVDRIFRHLMTDLTGNTHRAEFCIDKLYSPDSTTGRLGLVELRAFEMPPHSRMSLTQQLLLRSFVAWFWNQPYKTDLVDWGTRLHDQFMLPYYMMSDFRSVIDEINAAGIPISHEWFVPHIEFRCPQIGNVTYDGMLLELRQAIEPWYVLGEQAGTGGTTRYVDSSIERLQVKLSGAFSERYAVTCNGRAVPLQPTSVTGEFVAGVRYRAWQPPNCLHPTIPVHVPLVFDIVDKWQKRSVGGCQYHIENAGGLNPTSFPINALEAESRRACRFFRFGHTPGTIQIPDEQLNSHYPLTLDLRRQVK; encoded by the coding sequence ATGAGCATTCATGTTGCGCTAAAGCACCGTACGCGCTATCTCTATGACAGACTGGTCTCACTCGGACCACAAACAGTCCGTCTCAGACCGGCTCCGCACTGTCGTACGCCTATCCTGTCCTATTCGTTGAATGTGGAACCTGAAGATCATTTCATCAATTGGATGCAGGATCCTCACAGCAATTATCTGGCGCGGTTTAATTTTCATAAGCCGACTCGGGAACTTTGTGTCACGGTTGAACTGACTGCAGAAATGTCGGTGATCAATCCGTTCGATTTCTTTATCGAAGAATCAGCCGAAAAGTTTCCCTTTGAGTACGAAGAGCTTTTACAGGGTGACCTGAAGCCATTTCTGGCAATTAAAGAAGATGGTTCGTTCCTGACTGAATATTTGAGAAAAATTGATCGAACGCCGCGACGTACAATCGATTTTCTAATCGATGTGAATCAACAACTGCAAAACGATATCAAGTATTCCATTCGCATGGAGCCTGGTGTCCAAACCTGCGAGCAGACATTAGAAAAACTCTCCGGGTCCTGTCGAGATTCTGCCTGGTTACTCATGCAGATACTACGTCATTTTGGTTTTGCAACGCGATTTGTCTCTGGGTATTTGATTCAATTGGCGCCCGACATTCGCTCTCTCGATGGGCCGAGTGGCCCTACTGAGGATTTCACTGATCTGCATGCCTGGACGGAAGTCTTTCTGCCTGGTGCGGGCTGGATTGGTCTGGACCCAACCTCTGGGTTACTCGTGAGTGAAGGTCATATTCCTCTTGCTTGTACGCCACTGCCGACCTCCGCTGCCCCGATAGAAGGGGGAGTTGATAAATGCGAGGTCGAATTCGAATTTGAGATGGAAGTGACACGGGTCCATGAAGATCCCCGTGTGACAAAACCTTACACCGAAGAAACCTGGGAAGAAATTCTCAAGGTTGGGGATCAGGTCGAGAACATTCTCGATGAGAACCAGGTCAAATTGACCATGGGTGGCGAGCCGACTTTTGTTTCCATCGATGACATGGAAGGCGAAGAATGGACGGAGGCTGCAGTCGGGCCGGAGAAATATCGGCTCTCCGAGGAACTCGTATTACGTTTGCGAGACCGTTTCGGTCCCGGCGCATTATTACATTTTGGACAAGGCAAGTGGTATCCGGGCGAACCTTTACCGCGCTGGGCATTGACCTGTTTGTGGCGAAAAGACGGAGAACCGATCTGTCAGAATGACAATCTGTTTGCCGTCTCCAACACGAAAGAACAGGCTGATGTTGAGTTAGCTGCTCAATTTGTGGATGTTCTATGTGAAAATATTGGAGTCGAGGCCAAATATGTCCGGCCAGCTTACGAAGATGTCTGGAATGTCATTCATGATGAGCAGAAGTTGCCCGTCAATGTCGATCCCAGAAAGTTCGATTTGAATCATGCTGAAGAACGCGCCAAGTTGTCGCGAGCATTGGAGCGTGGGGTGACAGAACCCGTTGGTTTTGTATTGCCGCTCAAACGCGCCTGGTGGCAGGCGAATGCAAAATGGGAAAGTGGTCCCTGGCCATTTCGTGGACCCAAACTGTTTCTGATTCCCGGAGACTCTCCGGTCGGTTTACGTTTGCCACTCGATTCCCTGCCCAAGCGATCCAAACCAAACGATTCCCGCCCGGATGTGTACGAGATCGATCCATTTGAATCGCGATCGGCTCTCCCTCGTTATGTTGAACTGAGAAATGCTGTCCAGCAGACGGCTTTGGAAATGCAGGAAGTTCAAACACAGTTTCAAAAACGATCTTCTCAAGGGACTACACAGGAATCGTTACAGAAAATTGTCGATAATCAGGCAGCTGCAGTAGCTGAAGCCAATCAAGTGATTCGGACAGCATTATGTGTCGAACCGCGAGATGGACATATCCATATTTTTATGCCCCCTGTCGGTACACTGGAAGATTATCTCGATTTAACAACTGCAATTGAAGCTGCTGCAGAACAGGTGGGACATCCCGTTGTGTTCGAAGGTTATCTGCCTCCGCATGATGACCGTGTCGAAATGATGAAAGTCACTCCGGATCCTGGTGTGATCGAAGTGAATGTCCAACCCGCACAAAACTGGCGTGAGTTGGTGGATATCACAACCGAGGTCTATGAAGTTGCACACCTGTGCCGACTTGGGACTGAAAAGTTTCAACTCGATGGTCGGCATACTGGAACCGGTGGTGGAAATCATGTGGTTATGGGCGGGGCGACCGTAGCTGAAAGTCCATTTCTAAGACGTCCCGATTTACTGGGAAGTATGATTCGATTTTGGAATAATCATCCTTCTTTGTCTTATCTGTTTTCGGGAATGTTTATCGGTCCGACCAGTCAGGCACCGCGCGTTGATGAAAGTCGTCGTGATGCGGTTTATGAATTACAGATTGCTTTGGATACCCTCGAAGCTTCTCAGGATCGACCTGCCTGGCTTGTGGATCGGATCTTCCGTCATTTGATGACCGATTTAACGGGTAACACACACCGTGCGGAATTTTGTATCGACAAACTGTATTCGCCAGATTCCACAACAGGGAGATTGGGGCTAGTCGAATTGCGTGCATTTGAAATGCCGCCGCATTCGCGAATGAGTTTGACCCAACAGTTGTTACTGAGATCCTTTGTTGCCTGGTTCTGGAATCAACCCTATAAAACGGATCTCGTCGATTGGGGGACCCGACTGCACGACCAGTTCATGCTGCCTTATTATATGATGAGTGATTTCCGTAGCGTGATTGACGAAATCAACGCCGCAGGCATTCCAATTTCTCACGAGTGGTTTGTGCCGCATATTGAATTCCGTTGTCCTCAAATTGGAAATGTCACATACGATGGCATGTTGCTCGAACTGCGACAGGCAATTGAGCCATGGTATGTGCTTGGCGAACAGGCAGGAACAGGAGGGACAACACGGTATGTCGATTCTTCGATCGAACGACTACAGGTCAAACTTTCCGGCGCATTTTCAGAACGGTATGCAGTCACTTGCAATGGGCGTGCTGTGCCTCTGCAACCAACATCTGTGACTGGGGAATTTGTAGCCGGGGTGAGATATCGTGCCTGGCAGCCGCCTAACTGCCTGCATCCAACCATTCCTGTGCATGTGCCACTGGTGTTCGATATCGTCGACAAATGGCAGAAGCGATCTGTCGGGGGATGTCAGTATCACATTGAAAATGCAGGCGGTTTGAATCCGACTTCCTTTCCGATCAACGCTCTTGAAGCGGAAAGTCGTCGAGCCTGCCGCTTCTTCCGTTTCGGTCATACTCCCGGAACAATCCAGATACCAGATGAACAGTTAAATTCGCACTATCCACTAACGCTGGATTTAAGAAGACAGGTCAAGTGA
- a CDS encoding alpha-E domain-containing protein, with amino-acid sequence MLSRVADSILWMSRYIERADNVARFIDVNQKLTLGFQSGINPQWEPLVLTTGDQEKFEELYGEDYSQENVVKFLTLDSNNPNSIISCLKWARENARCIRDNLSIPIWEAINKFYLLVRSFPNHSSTFANPQPLLDIVKDQSQLFEGASQLTMSHGEAWNINQLGRLIERADKTSRILDVKYYILLPRVADVGSSLDLVQWTALLNSTSALQMYRRAHGRIDPKKIVEFLVLDRFFPRSMHYCLINADTALRFLSGAPPYAFSNPAEQLLGRMKTNMDYLSHDDIVNQGLHEFIDGLQGQLNELGIAIQEAFFCNSSSQIQSQNQQFQYQ; translated from the coding sequence ATGCTGAGTCGAGTAGCAGATTCCATACTCTGGATGAGCCGATATATTGAGCGAGCCGATAATGTTGCTCGGTTTATCGATGTCAATCAGAAATTGACGTTAGGTTTTCAAAGTGGGATCAATCCACAATGGGAGCCGCTCGTCCTGACAACAGGCGATCAGGAGAAATTTGAAGAACTGTATGGTGAGGATTACTCGCAGGAAAACGTGGTTAAGTTTTTAACGTTGGATTCAAACAATCCCAATTCCATCATTTCCTGCTTGAAGTGGGCCCGTGAGAATGCTCGCTGTATCCGCGATAACCTTTCTATTCCAATTTGGGAGGCGATCAATAAGTTTTATTTGTTGGTTCGCAGCTTCCCGAATCATTCCTCAACGTTTGCCAACCCTCAGCCTCTGCTCGACATTGTTAAAGATCAATCTCAGCTCTTTGAAGGGGCCAGCCAGTTAACGATGTCTCATGGTGAAGCGTGGAACATCAATCAATTAGGTCGCCTGATAGAACGGGCAGATAAAACCTCCAGAATTCTGGATGTCAAATACTACATTCTGCTTCCTCGCGTGGCCGATGTGGGGAGTAGTTTAGATTTAGTGCAATGGACGGCTTTACTGAATTCGACGTCTGCGCTGCAGATGTATCGTCGGGCTCATGGTCGAATTGATCCTAAGAAAATTGTTGAATTTCTTGTCCTGGATCGCTTCTTTCCCCGTTCGATGCACTATTGTTTGATCAATGCTGATACCGCCCTGCGTTTTTTATCGGGGGCTCCTCCGTATGCGTTTTCCAATCCGGCTGAACAGCTGCTCGGACGAATGAAAACAAATATGGATTATCTTTCCCATGACGATATTGTGAATCAGGGTTTGCACGAATTTATCGATGGCTTGCAGGGACAGTTGAATGAACTGGGGATAGCAATTCAAGAAGCATTCTTTTGCAATAGTAGTTCTCAGATTCAGTCGCAAAATCAGCAATTCCAATATCAATAA
- a CDS encoding circularly permuted type 2 ATP-grasp protein, which translates to MFADYALPTCYDELLTDKLESRFPSVTLCLTTLGHEEILQRQHLTEERLRDLGITFAVYGHQDGQEKVWPFDILPRVVSNEEWKQVENGLKQRIHSLNLFIDDLYNEQKILKDGIIPQEMIQTAATFRQQCVGHRPPKAVWTHITGTDLIRHSDGKIYVLEDNLRCPSGVSYVIENREVMKRVLPEVFHGQSVAMVEDYPEQLLKTLLATAPDHADNPVAVVLTPGIYNSAYFEHSFLAQQMGVELVQGTDLVVVDDFVYMKTTRGLSKVDVIYRRIDDMFIDPLVFNEESMIGVPGLMDAHRKGNVTLANAPGTGVADDKAIYAYVPEIIKYYTGEDPIIENVPTYICSDPKQRDHVLKNLHELVVKPTNEAGGYGIVLGPLASKEELEACRQQILADPRNYIAQPFLQLSTVPTMCPEGVAPRHVDLRPFVLLGGSDPEDIYVLPGGLTRVALVKDSMIVNSSQGGGSKDTWVMG; encoded by the coding sequence ATGTTCGCGGATTACGCTCTACCGACATGTTACGACGAATTACTCACTGATAAACTCGAATCTCGTTTTCCATCCGTTACGCTATGTTTGACGACGCTTGGCCATGAGGAAATTCTTCAGCGTCAACATTTAACCGAAGAGCGGCTGAGAGATTTGGGGATTACATTTGCCGTTTATGGCCATCAGGATGGTCAGGAAAAAGTCTGGCCATTTGACATTCTTCCCCGTGTCGTCAGCAACGAGGAATGGAAGCAAGTCGAAAATGGTCTGAAGCAACGAATTCACTCTTTGAATTTGTTTATCGACGATCTCTATAACGAACAGAAGATCCTGAAGGATGGAATTATACCTCAGGAAATGATTCAGACCGCTGCAACATTTCGCCAGCAGTGTGTTGGACATCGACCTCCCAAAGCGGTCTGGACTCATATTACCGGTACCGACTTAATTCGGCATAGCGATGGTAAAATTTATGTGCTCGAAGACAATTTGCGTTGTCCTTCGGGAGTATCGTATGTCATTGAAAACCGGGAAGTGATGAAACGCGTGTTGCCGGAAGTGTTTCACGGCCAATCGGTCGCAATGGTGGAAGATTATCCAGAGCAATTGCTGAAAACATTACTGGCGACCGCTCCCGATCACGCAGACAATCCCGTGGCAGTGGTTCTAACGCCAGGAATCTACAATTCAGCCTATTTCGAGCATTCCTTTCTTGCTCAACAAATGGGTGTTGAACTTGTTCAAGGAACAGATCTGGTTGTTGTGGATGACTTCGTCTACATGAAAACAACTCGCGGATTGAGTAAGGTCGATGTTATCTATCGTCGAATTGACGATATGTTTATTGACCCTCTGGTCTTTAATGAGGAATCCATGATTGGCGTTCCCGGTTTGATGGATGCCCATCGAAAAGGGAATGTGACATTGGCAAATGCTCCAGGGACAGGCGTGGCTGATGATAAGGCGATTTATGCTTACGTTCCTGAGATTATCAAATACTACACGGGTGAGGATCCGATTATTGAAAACGTGCCGACTTATATCTGTTCGGATCCGAAGCAGCGCGATCACGTGCTGAAAAATCTGCACGAGTTGGTTGTGAAGCCGACCAATGAAGCAGGTGGTTACGGAATTGTTTTGGGGCCTCTGGCTTCCAAAGAAGAATTAGAGGCCTGTCGTCAGCAGATTCTGGCTGACCCACGCAATTACATTGCTCAGCCATTTTTGCAGCTATCAACAGTTCCTACCATGTGCCCTGAGGGAGTCGCTCCCCGGCACGTGGACCTCAGACCATTTGTGTTGCTGGGAGGATCTGATCCAGAAGACATCTATGTATTACCGGGTGGATTAACTCGGGTTGCATTGGTGAAAGATTCCATGATTGTCAATTCCTCTCAAGGTGGTGGCAGTAAAGATACGTGGGTAATGGGATAA
- the truB gene encoding tRNA pseudouridine(55) synthase TruB: MKSQRVMPLSGLLNINKPAGWTSRDVVNRVQNVIGIRRCGHAGTLDPLATGVLVVCFGRATRLVSYVQQSRKRYLAEFRFGFTSQTDDIEGELTPVPDAQFPSQSELQKAMQSFVGTIQQVPPRYSAVMVKGQRAYALARKGQEFELKSKPVRIDRFDLIDYQVPNCQAIIECGSGTYIRSLGRDIGAQFECGAVMTSLAREAVGDFSIDRAISIEDLTTENYKASVSAPVEAIRHLPFRLCTVSEAEWIRNGRPLSYHNEALENQAEVAILGAEGESLVAICEYRQEESLLKPRIVFPLDGD, encoded by the coding sequence ATGAAGTCTCAGAGAGTTATGCCGCTTTCAGGGTTACTTAATATTAATAAGCCAGCCGGCTGGACATCTCGGGATGTTGTTAATCGAGTCCAGAATGTGATTGGAATCCGTCGATGTGGTCATGCAGGGACTCTCGATCCTCTGGCTACGGGGGTTCTGGTCGTCTGCTTCGGTCGGGCGACCCGTCTGGTTTCTTATGTCCAGCAATCGAGAAAACGCTATCTGGCAGAATTTCGCTTTGGATTCACCAGTCAGACGGATGATATTGAAGGAGAACTGACTCCTGTTCCCGATGCCCAGTTTCCATCGCAATCCGAACTTCAGAAAGCAATGCAATCATTCGTGGGAACCATTCAGCAGGTGCCTCCGCGGTATTCCGCAGTGATGGTTAAGGGGCAAAGAGCCTATGCATTGGCTCGAAAAGGGCAGGAATTTGAATTGAAGTCGAAACCTGTCCGCATTGATCGATTTGACTTAATCGATTATCAGGTGCCCAATTGTCAGGCAATTATTGAATGTGGATCAGGAACTTATATTCGCTCTCTGGGTCGGGATATCGGAGCCCAATTTGAATGTGGAGCGGTAATGACCTCTCTGGCGCGAGAAGCCGTGGGAGACTTTTCGATTGACAGAGCGATTTCAATCGAGGATTTGACTACCGAAAATTATAAAGCATCTGTCTCGGCTCCTGTCGAAGCGATTCGCCATTTGCCTTTCCGTCTATGTACGGTGTCGGAGGCAGAATGGATTAGAAACGGAAGACCGCTCTCCTACCACAATGAGGCCTTAGAGAATCAAGCCGAAGTTGCGATTCTGGGAGCGGAAGGAGAATCGCTCGTTGCTATCTGTGAATATCGACAAGAAGAGTCTTTGTTAAAGCCACGAATCGTTTTTCCACTTGATGGCGATTGA
- a CDS encoding bifunctional folylpolyglutamate synthase/dihydrofolate synthase: MIDTYSEAVEWLYNRVNFERLGVGQYGRNDFKLERMQRLLEAIGNPQEQIPVVHIAGTKGKGTTATLVDSILREAGYRVGLFTSPHMFRIEERFLVNGCQISEERFLKLVSRMEDYVTQTREEAPELLPTFFEITTAMAWLYFIEEKVDLAVLEVGLGGRLDSTNLCRPLVTAISSISLDHTRLLGDTIASITREKAGIIKAGVPVVTSSTDPFVCEDLKAIAQQKGCSFQQIGHDFHAEIVKPWHEFDRFQTVRYSQTVLHETVSIEIQFSRPGQIYACNIALALACIEQLNQSGYEITNSQKQLGIRNASLPLRFEILQESPPILVDAAHNPAAFEALMEMLPEYFPNRPVTFILAISRDKDYVGMCQTLRGASSLILTQYLGNIRSLPTVELAEVVNQTGIHVTYNTESPAHALETALRVTPENGIIVASGSLFLAAEIRHLVKPESLIQSLPV, from the coding sequence ATGATTGATACTTATTCGGAAGCCGTGGAATGGTTGTATAACCGCGTGAACTTCGAACGGCTTGGGGTTGGGCAGTATGGTCGAAATGATTTTAAGCTCGAACGGATGCAAAGACTGCTCGAAGCCATCGGCAATCCTCAAGAGCAAATTCCCGTTGTTCACATAGCAGGAACGAAAGGAAAGGGAACGACCGCAACATTGGTCGATTCCATACTTCGCGAGGCTGGATATCGCGTGGGACTTTTTACGTCTCCTCATATGTTCCGTATTGAAGAGCGGTTTCTGGTGAACGGGTGTCAGATTTCCGAAGAGCGGTTTTTGAAGCTGGTAAGTCGCATGGAAGATTATGTGACGCAAACTCGGGAAGAAGCGCCTGAACTTTTGCCGACGTTCTTTGAAATTACGACTGCGATGGCGTGGCTGTACTTTATAGAAGAAAAAGTCGATCTCGCCGTGTTGGAAGTAGGATTGGGAGGGCGGCTCGATTCGACCAATTTGTGTCGGCCTCTGGTGACTGCGATTTCGAGTATTTCGTTGGATCATACCCGTTTGCTCGGGGATACCATTGCCTCGATCACTCGTGAAAAGGCAGGCATCATCAAAGCGGGAGTGCCGGTTGTCACCAGCTCGACCGATCCATTCGTTTGCGAGGACTTAAAAGCAATCGCCCAGCAGAAGGGGTGCTCATTCCAGCAGATCGGACATGATTTTCATGCCGAGATTGTGAAACCCTGGCATGAGTTCGATCGATTTCAAACTGTGCGATACTCGCAAACCGTTTTGCATGAGACGGTCTCAATCGAAATACAGTTTTCTCGACCCGGTCAAATTTATGCCTGCAATATTGCACTGGCTCTGGCTTGTATTGAGCAGTTGAATCAATCCGGATATGAGATCACGAACAGTCAAAAGCAACTTGGAATCCGGAATGCGTCCCTGCCCTTACGTTTTGAAATCCTGCAGGAATCACCACCAATTCTTGTCGATGCTGCACATAACCCGGCTGCGTTTGAAGCATTGATGGAAATGCTTCCAGAATATTTTCCCAATCGACCAGTGACTTTTATTCTCGCCATTTCCAGAGATAAAGATTACGTCGGCATGTGCCAAACTTTAAGAGGCGCTTCCTCTCTTATACTGACTCAGTATCTTGGGAATATTCGCTCATTACCAACTGTGGAATTGGCTGAAGTCGTAAATCAGACCGGAATTCATGTGACATATAACACTGAAAGCCCGGCTCACGCCCTGGAGACGGCGTTGCGAGTGACTCCAGAAAATGGAATTATTGTTGCTTCAGGCTCCCTGTTTCTGGCGGCTGAAATACGGCACCTTGTCAAACCTGAAAGTCTGATCCAAAGCCTTCCCGTATAA
- a CDS encoding PRC-barrel domain-containing protein: protein MMRSKRFLYGCVAAITAMSLASVGQAFEKQAQNALVPTSKIVGGYIYNAGDEHIASVDDIVLNSQGEVQYLIVGVGGLAGLGQSQVAIPSKAVKCECTTKDGERECRMTLSMTQEKLNQAPKLEQENRAELMDNNWVTRNRSHFSVDSPLNDKPAGKLISYSNVNDVTVQTGNNDETTNGQLDDLIVDTADHKVKFAIIGVGGALGVGESYVAVPFKALQLTENEDQDYTISTKVTSKQLKSAPKVTSPDYSELESQEFRTMVNNMKNAKKQ from the coding sequence ATGATGAGAAGTAAAAGATTTCTGTATGGATGTGTCGCAGCAATCACCGCGATGAGTCTGGCAAGTGTCGGGCAGGCTTTTGAAAAACAAGCACAAAATGCATTGGTGCCAACTTCAAAGATTGTTGGTGGCTATATTTATAACGCAGGCGATGAGCATATCGCCTCAGTTGATGACATTGTGTTGAATTCCCAGGGAGAAGTTCAATATCTGATCGTCGGAGTTGGCGGTTTAGCTGGACTGGGACAGAGCCAGGTTGCTATCCCCTCCAAAGCTGTCAAATGCGAATGCACTACTAAAGATGGTGAACGGGAATGTCGCATGACATTGTCGATGACTCAGGAAAAGCTGAATCAGGCTCCTAAACTGGAGCAGGAAAATCGGGCCGAACTGATGGACAATAACTGGGTGACCCGTAACCGGTCGCACTTCAGTGTTGATTCACCGTTAAATGACAAACCTGCTGGGAAGTTGATTTCCTACTCGAATGTTAACGATGTGACAGTTCAAACTGGCAACAACGATGAGACAACCAATGGTCAATTGGATGATTTGATTGTTGATACTGCTGATCACAAAGTGAAGTTCGCTATCATTGGAGTTGGTGGAGCATTGGGAGTTGGCGAAAGTTATGTCGCCGTGCCGTTCAAAGCTTTACAACTGACCGAAAATGAAGATCAGGATTACACAATTTCAACTAAAGTCACTTCAAAACAGTTGAAATCTGCTCCTAAGGTCACCAGTCCAGACTATTCTGAACTGGAAAGCCAGGAATTTCGTACGATGGTCAACAATATGAAGAATGCTAAAAAGCAATAA
- a CDS encoding GlsB/YeaQ/YmgE family stress response membrane protein: MTQDQILAIAEQAANEMLLWVGFGTLIGLAAKAIMPGRDPGGAVSTMMMGIGGSIIGCGTLAFFWQGVVVSPVSIVGAVVSTGGAFTLLFFYKLLAGSFFAEAEDGDRFTHRYRRTRRRRKMIRGT, from the coding sequence ATGACGCAGGATCAAATCTTAGCGATAGCCGAGCAAGCCGCCAATGAAATGTTGTTGTGGGTTGGCTTTGGCACTTTAATTGGCCTGGCCGCCAAAGCAATCATGCCCGGGCGTGATCCCGGGGGAGCTGTCTCGACTATGATGATGGGTATTGGTGGAAGCATTATCGGTTGCGGTACACTTGCCTTCTTTTGGCAGGGTGTGGTTGTCAGTCCTGTTTCAATCGTTGGGGCTGTTGTTTCGACCGGAGGAGCATTCACACTTCTGTTCTTTTACAAATTGCTGGCGGGAAGCTTCTTTGCTGAAGCCGAAGATGGCGATCGATTCACACATCGTTATCGGCGAACCCGGCGCCGTCGTAAAATGATTCGTGGTACGTGA
- the recA gene encoding recombinase RecA, with the protein MAKARSRAATPAPTDNGNPEKQLDNALGQIEKAFGKGSIMKLSDSGQDAIQGIPSGALSLDLALGGKGYPRGRIIELFGPESSGKTTLALHAIASAQKQGGVAAFVDAEHALDPSWARRLGVNLEELLVSQPSYGEEGLQIAEMLIKSNAVDIIVVDSVAALVPKSELDGEIGDTHVGLQARMMSQAMRKLTGAIARSKTTVVFINQIREKIGVMFGSPETTPGGRALKFYCSCRVDVRKISTLKEGDETTGIRIKAKIVKNKVAPPFRIAEFDMLNSCGISYEADILDLATNERIVERSGSWFSYGKTRLGQGREKARLFLLENPEITEELRVKTLEKRGFSTGLGAPEETPVEEEATS; encoded by the coding sequence ATGGCGAAAGCACGCTCACGGGCAGCAACTCCGGCCCCTACAGATAATGGAAATCCAGAAAAGCAACTCGACAATGCGTTAGGACAAATTGAGAAAGCCTTCGGTAAAGGCTCGATTATGAAACTGTCCGACTCTGGACAGGATGCGATTCAGGGAATTCCCTCCGGTGCCCTTTCTCTCGACCTGGCATTAGGTGGCAAAGGCTACCCTCGTGGTCGAATTATCGAACTGTTTGGCCCGGAATCGAGTGGTAAAACGACTTTGGCGTTGCATGCGATTGCCAGTGCACAGAAACAAGGAGGCGTTGCCGCATTCGTCGATGCCGAACACGCACTCGACCCCTCCTGGGCTCGGCGTCTCGGCGTAAATCTCGAAGAACTGCTGGTCAGTCAACCTTCTTATGGTGAAGAAGGCCTGCAGATTGCCGAAATGCTGATTAAATCGAATGCCGTCGACATTATTGTTGTCGACTCAGTCGCGGCTCTGGTCCCGAAGTCGGAACTGGATGGAGAAATTGGCGATACGCATGTCGGTCTTCAGGCTCGAATGATGAGTCAGGCGATGCGAAAATTGACAGGAGCGATTGCCCGCTCCAAAACGACCGTCGTTTTCATTAACCAGATTCGCGAAAAAATCGGAGTCATGTTTGGTAGCCCCGAAACGACGCCCGGCGGTCGCGCATTGAAATTCTATTGCTCCTGCCGCGTGGATGTTCGAAAAATCAGTACGTTGAAAGAAGGAGACGAAACAACAGGTATTCGCATCAAAGCGAAAATCGTTAAAAACAAGGTTGCACCGCCGTTCCGGATTGCTGAATTCGACATGCTCAATTCCTGCGGCATCAGCTACGAAGCCGATATTCTCGATCTGGCAACAAACGAGCGCATCGTCGAGCGATCCGGCAGCTGGTTCAGTTATGGCAAAACTCGACTTGGACAGGGCCGCGAAAAAGCTCGACTGTTCCTGTTGGAAAACCCAGAAATCACCGAAGAACTCCGCGTCAAAACCCTTGAAAAACGAGGATTCTCCACCGGACTGGGAGCTCCTGAAGAAACACCAGTTGAAGAGGAAGCAACGAGTTAA